The Pseudomonas wenzhouensis genome has a segment encoding these proteins:
- the purM gene encoding phosphoribosylformylglycinamidine cyclo-ligase, translating into MSKQPSISYKDAGVDIDAGEALVERIKGVAKRTARPEVMGGLGGFGALCEIPAGYKQPVLVSGTDGVGTKLRLALNLNKHDSIGQDLVAMCVNDLVVCGAEPLFFLDYYATGKLNVDVAATVVTGIGAGCELAGCSLVGGETAEMPGMYEGEDYDLAGFCVGVVEKSEIIDSSKVVTGDALIALPSSGPHSNGYSLIRKIIEVSGADIEQVQLDGKALADLLMAPTRIYVKPLLKLIKDTGAVKAMAHITGGGLLDNIPRVLPQGAQAVIDVASWKRPAVFDWLQAQGNVDEHEMHRVLNCGVGMVICVAQDQVETALASLRASGEQPWVIGQITEAAEGAAQVQLNNLKAH; encoded by the coding sequence ATGAGCAAGCAACCCTCCATCAGCTACAAGGACGCAGGCGTCGACATCGATGCCGGCGAAGCCCTGGTCGAACGCATCAAAGGCGTCGCCAAGCGCACTGCGCGTCCGGAAGTCATGGGTGGCCTGGGCGGCTTCGGCGCCCTGTGCGAGATCCCGGCCGGCTACAAGCAACCGGTACTGGTGTCCGGCACCGACGGCGTCGGCACCAAGCTGCGCCTGGCGCTGAACCTGAACAAACACGACAGCATCGGCCAGGACCTGGTCGCCATGTGCGTCAACGACCTGGTGGTCTGTGGCGCCGAGCCGCTGTTCTTCCTCGACTACTACGCCACCGGCAAGCTCAACGTCGACGTCGCTGCCACCGTGGTCACCGGCATCGGCGCCGGCTGTGAGCTGGCTGGCTGCTCCCTGGTCGGCGGCGAAACCGCCGAGATGCCGGGCATGTACGAAGGCGAAGACTACGATCTGGCCGGTTTCTGCGTCGGCGTGGTGGAAAAGAGCGAAATCATCGACAGCTCCAAGGTCGTTACCGGCGACGCGCTGATCGCCCTGCCCTCCTCCGGCCCGCACTCCAACGGCTACTCGCTGATCCGCAAGATCATCGAAGTCTCCGGCGCCGACATCGAGCAGGTGCAACTGGATGGCAAGGCCCTGGCCGACCTGCTGATGGCACCGACCCGTATCTACGTCAAGCCGCTGCTCAAGCTGATCAAGGACACTGGCGCCGTCAAGGCCATGGCCCACATCACCGGCGGCGGCCTGCTGGACAACATCCCGCGCGTGCTGCCACAAGGCGCCCAGGCGGTGATCGACGTGGCCAGCTGGAAGCGTCCGGCGGTATTCGACTGGCTGCAGGCACAAGGCAACGTCGACGAGCATGAAATGCACCGCGTGCTGAACTGCGGCGTCGGCATGGTCATCTGCGTCGCTCAGGATCAGGTCGAAACCGCCCTGGCCAGCCTGCGCGCCAGCGGCGAGCAACCCTGGGTCATCGGCCAGATCACCGAAGCGGCAGAAGGTGCAGCCCAAGTTCAGCTGAACAACCTGAAAGCCCACTGA
- a CDS encoding DUF2066 domain-containing protein, translating to MRFSIRLLFVCLSLLSLPALAAPVAGLYQVREPVADQQPESRDAAMQKALQTLVLRLTGDAKALQNPALEGLRKEPQQIVSQFGFEGDALLVEFDPASTDQQLRQAGLALWGANRPAILTWWLNEAPEGSQLVGESQSASALLREAAQHRGLPLRLPLADLSEQALGSADALLANDPQALREASERYGADALLAVRAAESGGTWQATWRLWLGDEREQGKAEGADQAALADAVLLAVAERLAPRFVVKPGAAQSLTLVIEGADLGRFAALERLLEPFAARLQEIDGQRLVYQVSASPEQLRAQLALGQLQEVSEPLDAAAPPENPQEGATEAPQVKPRTDQLRFRW from the coding sequence ATGCGTTTTTCCATCCGCCTGTTGTTCGTCTGTCTGTCGCTTCTGAGCCTGCCGGCATTGGCCGCGCCGGTGGCCGGTCTGTACCAGGTGCGTGAGCCTGTGGCTGACCAACAGCCGGAAAGTCGCGATGCTGCCATGCAAAAAGCCCTGCAAACTCTGGTGCTGCGCCTGACCGGCGACGCCAAGGCGTTGCAGAACCCGGCGCTGGAAGGCCTGCGCAAGGAACCGCAGCAGATCGTCAGCCAGTTTGGTTTCGAGGGCGATGCGTTGCTGGTCGAATTCGACCCGGCCAGCACGGATCAACAGCTGCGCCAGGCTGGCCTGGCCCTGTGGGGCGCCAATCGACCGGCGATTCTCACCTGGTGGCTCAACGAAGCGCCGGAAGGCAGCCAACTGGTCGGCGAGAGTCAGAGTGCGTCGGCGCTGCTGCGCGAGGCGGCTCAGCACCGCGGCCTGCCGCTACGTTTGCCTCTGGCTGATTTGAGCGAGCAGGCGCTGGGCAGTGCCGATGCGCTGCTGGCCAATGATCCGCAGGCGTTACGCGAAGCCTCCGAACGCTATGGCGCCGATGCTTTGCTGGCCGTGCGGGCCGCCGAAAGCGGCGGCACCTGGCAGGCGACCTGGCGCCTGTGGCTGGGCGATGAGCGCGAGCAGGGCAAGGCCGAGGGCGCCGACCAGGCTGCGCTGGCCGATGCCGTGCTGCTGGCCGTGGCCGAGCGCCTGGCGCCGCGCTTCGTGGTCAAGCCGGGCGCGGCGCAAAGCCTGACGCTGGTGATCGAAGGGGCTGACCTGGGCCGTTTCGCGGCGCTGGAGCGCTTGCTCGAACCCTTCGCTGCACGCTTGCAGGAGATCGACGGCCAGCGCCTGGTCTATCAGGTCAGCGCCAGCCCGGAGCAACTGCGTGCACAGTTGGCGTTGGGGCAACTGCAGGAAGTCAGCGAGCCGCTCGATGCCGCTGCACCGCCGGAGAATCCCCAGGAGGGGGCCACCGAGGCGCCACAGGTGAAGCCGCGCACCGATCAGCTGCGTTTTCGCTGGTAA
- a CDS encoding AI-2E family transporter has product MTDSTRWLWMAGLFLLGWLLYLLHPILSPFLIGILLAYLGDPLVDRLERHRLSRTGGVVVVFTLFALVLLVLVLVLVPMLGRQLVRLYQLAPEMIDWLQGTALPWSQSHLGLQDDLLQVDQLKQVFADNIGKTTDVLKAVLAQATSSGLALLAWLGNLLLIPVVSFYLMRDWDVLVEQVRRLLPRQREGLVVKLAGECHEVLGAFLRGQLLVMLALSIIYASGLMLVGLELGLLIGVLAGLASIVPYMGFIVGIGAALTAALFQFGLEPYPLIGIAVVFMIGQMLEGMVLTPMLVGDRIGLHPVAVIFAILAGGQLFGFTGVLLALPVAAVIMVLLRHAHDLYKLSGLYGESSGSDEPLA; this is encoded by the coding sequence ATGACCGATTCCACCCGCTGGCTATGGATGGCTGGGCTGTTTCTGCTCGGCTGGTTGCTGTACCTGCTGCACCCGATACTTTCCCCCTTCCTGATCGGCATCCTGTTGGCCTACCTGGGCGATCCGCTGGTCGACCGCCTCGAGCGGCATCGCTTGTCGCGTACCGGCGGTGTGGTGGTGGTGTTCACCCTGTTTGCGCTGGTGCTGCTGGTTCTCGTGCTGGTGCTGGTGCCGATGCTGGGACGGCAACTGGTGCGCTTGTATCAACTGGCGCCGGAGATGATCGACTGGCTGCAGGGCACGGCACTGCCCTGGTCGCAATCGCACCTGGGCTTGCAGGACGACCTGTTGCAGGTCGACCAGCTCAAGCAGGTGTTCGCCGACAACATCGGCAAGACCACCGATGTGCTCAAGGCGGTGCTGGCTCAGGCGACCTCTTCGGGCCTGGCGCTGCTGGCCTGGCTGGGTAATCTGCTGCTGATTCCGGTGGTGAGCTTCTACCTGATGCGCGACTGGGATGTGCTGGTCGAGCAGGTGCGGCGCCTGCTGCCGCGTCAACGCGAGGGGTTGGTGGTCAAGCTGGCAGGCGAATGCCATGAGGTGCTCGGCGCCTTCCTGCGTGGCCAGCTACTGGTGATGCTGGCGCTGAGCATCATTTATGCCTCGGGCCTGATGCTGGTGGGGCTGGAGCTGGGATTGCTGATTGGCGTGCTGGCGGGGTTGGCGAGCATCGTGCCCTATATGGGCTTTATCGTCGGCATCGGTGCGGCGTTGACCGCCGCGCTGTTCCAGTTCGGCCTCGAACCCTATCCCCTGATCGGCATCGCTGTGGTGTTCATGATCGGCCAGATGCTCGAGGGCATGGTGCTGACGCCCATGTTGGTGGGCGATCGCATCGGTCTGCACCCGGTCGCGGTGATCTTCGCCATCCTCGCGGGCGGCCAGCTGTTTGGCTTCACCGGCGTGCTGTTGGCCTTGCCGGTAGCAGCGGTGATCATGGTTCTGCTGCGCCATGCCCATGATTTGTATAAACTTTCCGGCCTTTACGGAGAGTCCAGCGGTTCCGACGAGCCCCTTGCATGA
- the hda gene encoding DnaA regulatory inactivator Hda, giving the protein MKPIQLPLGVRLRDDATFANYYPGANAAALGYVERLCEADAGWTESLIYLWGADGVGRSHLLQAACLRFEQRGEAVVYLPLSEVVQHGPELLDNLEQCELVCLDDLDAVAGRSDWEEGLFHLFNRLRDSGRRLLLAGTMSPRELPIQLPDLKSRLTLALVFQLHELSDEDKLRALQLRASRRGLQMSDEVGRFILTRGERSMSALFELLERLDQASLQAQRKLTIPFLKETLGW; this is encoded by the coding sequence ATGAAACCAATCCAGCTGCCTCTGGGGGTGCGTCTGCGTGATGACGCCACCTTCGCCAACTACTACCCCGGCGCCAATGCCGCTGCGCTCGGCTATGTCGAGCGTCTGTGCGAAGCCGATGCCGGCTGGACGGAAAGCCTGATCTACCTGTGGGGCGCCGACGGTGTCGGGCGCAGCCATTTGCTGCAGGCGGCCTGCCTGCGTTTCGAGCAGCGTGGCGAGGCAGTGGTCTATCTGCCGCTCAGCGAAGTGGTGCAGCACGGCCCGGAGTTGCTCGACAATCTGGAGCAATGCGAGCTGGTCTGCCTCGATGATCTCGATGCCGTAGCCGGACGCAGCGACTGGGAAGAAGGCCTATTCCACCTGTTCAATCGTCTGCGCGACAGTGGTCGGCGTTTATTGCTGGCCGGCACCATGTCGCCGCGTGAGCTGCCGATTCAGTTGCCGGACTTGAAGTCGCGGTTGACCCTGGCACTGGTCTTTCAACTGCATGAACTGTCCGATGAGGACAAGTTGCGCGCCTTGCAGCTTCGTGCCTCGCGTCGCGGCCTGCAGATGAGCGACGAGGTCGGCCGCTTTATCCTCACCCGTGGCGAACGCAGCATGAGCGCGCTGTTCGAGCTGCTGGAACGCCTGGATCAGGCCTCACTACAGGCCCAGCGCAAGCTGACCATTCCCTTTCTCAAGGAAACCCTGGGCTGGTAA
- a CDS encoding DUF2069 domain-containing protein: MARAKKPLPSLEWLEPRVKLSRALSLFSFIALLTLLLVWNLAFADLHGARIGVVLTIQLLPLALLAPGMLMGNARAHAWTCFVVNIYFIQGVLAAIDPARALFGVLEAVISFGLFCTALLYTRWRFQYDRKLAGE; the protein is encoded by the coding sequence GTGGCCCGAGCGAAGAAACCCCTGCCCAGCCTCGAATGGCTGGAGCCGCGCGTCAAACTCAGCCGGGCGCTGAGCCTGTTCAGCTTCATCGCCCTGCTCACCCTGCTGCTGGTATGGAACCTGGCCTTCGCCGACCTGCATGGCGCACGCATCGGCGTGGTACTGACCATTCAGTTGCTGCCGCTGGCCCTGCTCGCCCCCGGCATGCTGATGGGCAACGCCCGCGCCCATGCCTGGACCTGCTTCGTGGTCAACATCTACTTCATCCAGGGGGTACTGGCCGCCATCGATCCGGCGCGCGCCCTGTTCGGCGTTCTGGAGGCAGTGATCAGCTTCGGCCTGTTCTGCACAGCACTGCTCTACACCCGCTGGCGCTTTCAGTACGATCGCAAGCTGGCCGGCGAATAA
- the wrbA gene encoding NAD(P)H:quinone oxidoreductase, protein MSAPYILVLYYSRHGATAAMARQIARGVEMAGLEARLRTVPAVSSECEAVAPGVPEEGAMYATLDDLKNCAGLALGSPTRFGNMAAPLKYFLDGTSNLWLTGELVGKPAGVFTSTASLHGGQESTLLSMMLPLLHHGMLLCGLPYSESALLETRGGGTPYGASHHAGSDGKRALDEHEIALCRALGQRLAQIAGKLEQ, encoded by the coding sequence ATGAGCGCGCCCTATATCCTCGTGCTCTACTACAGCCGCCATGGCGCCACCGCCGCAATGGCCAGGCAGATTGCCCGTGGTGTCGAAATGGCCGGCCTGGAGGCACGTCTGCGCACGGTGCCGGCCGTCTCCAGCGAATGCGAGGCCGTCGCGCCGGGCGTGCCGGAAGAAGGCGCCATGTACGCCACTCTGGACGATCTGAAAAACTGCGCAGGCCTGGCCCTGGGCAGCCCGACCCGTTTCGGCAACATGGCCGCGCCACTGAAATACTTCCTCGATGGCACCAGCAACCTGTGGCTGACCGGCGAGCTGGTCGGCAAACCGGCTGGCGTGTTCACCTCCACCGCCAGCCTGCATGGCGGCCAGGAAAGCACGCTGCTGTCGATGATGCTGCCGCTGCTGCACCACGGCATGCTGCTTTGCGGCCTGCCCTACAGCGAGTCGGCCCTGCTCGAAACCCGTGGCGGCGGCACGCCCTACGGCGCCAGTCACCATGCCGGCAGCGACGGCAAGCGCGCGCTGGATGAACATGAAATCGCCCTGTGCCGCGCACTGGGTCAACGCCTGGCGCAGATCGCCGGCAAACTGGAGCAGTGA
- the arsC gene encoding arsenate reductase (glutaredoxin) (This arsenate reductase requires both glutathione and glutaredoxin to convert arsenate to arsenite, after which the efflux transporter formed by ArsA and ArsB can extrude the arsenite from the cell, providing resistance.), whose product MTDLTLYHNPRCSKSRGALELLEARGLQPTVVRYLETPPSAAELERLLGKLGIGARELLRSGEDEYKALGLSDSSLSEAQLIEAMVEHPKLIERPILVAGDKAVIGRPPEKVLELLA is encoded by the coding sequence ATGACCGACCTGACGCTCTACCACAACCCACGCTGCTCCAAATCCCGAGGCGCGCTGGAGTTGCTCGAAGCACGCGGCCTGCAACCGACAGTCGTGCGCTACCTGGAAACGCCACCCAGCGCCGCCGAACTCGAGCGCCTGCTCGGCAAGCTGGGCATCGGCGCCCGCGAACTGCTGCGCAGCGGTGAAGACGAGTACAAGGCATTGGGCCTGAGTGATAGCAGCCTGAGCGAAGCGCAACTGATCGAGGCCATGGTCGAGCATCCCAAACTGATCGAGCGGCCGATTCTGGTCGCCGGCGACAAGGCCGTGATCGGCCGTCCACCGGAAAAGGTACTGGAGCTATTGGCATGA
- a CDS encoding YihY family inner membrane protein → MQVRLKDWLGFWLSLYQRFVENRGAGNAAALTYTTLFAVVPMMTVTFAMLSAIPAFKGVGEDIQGFIFHNFVPSTGEAVQGYLREFTTQARQLTWFGVGLLAVTAFLMLVAIEKTFNVIWRVRQPRRGMSSFLLYWAILSLGPLLLGAGFAVSTYIASLSLISGPDAVVGAKTLLGFAPLLSSIAAFTLLYAAVPNTRVPLRHALLGGLFSAVLFEVAKALFGLYVSLFPGYHLIYGAFATVPLFLLWIYLSWLIVLLGAELVYGLSQPRHWRREPIARGLILLVVLRLLLKRQQQGEALHYGDMQRAGWRLPEDEWSQVMDFLEREHLACKASRGGWVLCRDLHQVSLHQLLECSPWPLPSLSQLPAQLDEPWYPALREGLEHLQAEREERFGVSLAQWLPGKG, encoded by the coding sequence ATGCAGGTTCGTCTCAAGGACTGGCTGGGATTCTGGCTGAGTCTTTACCAGCGCTTCGTCGAGAACCGAGGTGCCGGCAACGCGGCGGCGTTGACCTATACCACCTTGTTCGCGGTGGTGCCGATGATGACCGTGACTTTTGCCATGCTCTCGGCCATTCCGGCATTCAAGGGCGTTGGCGAGGATATTCAGGGTTTCATCTTCCACAACTTCGTCCCCTCGACCGGTGAGGCCGTGCAGGGCTACCTGCGTGAGTTCACCACCCAGGCGCGACAACTGACCTGGTTCGGTGTGGGGCTGCTGGCGGTCACTGCGTTTCTCATGCTGGTGGCCATCGAGAAGACCTTCAACGTGATCTGGCGGGTACGCCAGCCGCGGCGTGGCATGTCCAGCTTTCTGCTGTACTGGGCGATTCTCAGTCTCGGGCCGCTGCTGCTGGGGGCCGGGTTCGCGGTCAGTACCTACATTGCCTCTCTGTCGCTGATTTCCGGGCCCGATGCCGTCGTCGGTGCCAAGACGCTGCTCGGCTTCGCGCCGCTGCTGTCGAGCATCGCCGCGTTCACCCTGCTCTATGCGGCCGTGCCCAATACCCGCGTACCCCTGCGTCATGCGCTGTTGGGCGGCCTGTTCAGTGCGGTGCTGTTCGAGGTGGCCAAGGCGCTGTTCGGCCTGTATGTCAGCCTGTTTCCGGGCTATCACCTGATTTATGGCGCCTTTGCCACGGTGCCGCTGTTTTTGCTGTGGATTTACCTGTCCTGGCTGATCGTGCTGCTGGGCGCCGAGCTGGTCTACGGTCTGTCACAGCCCCGCCACTGGCGCCGCGAGCCCATCGCCAGGGGGCTGATTCTGCTGGTGGTGCTGCGCCTGTTGCTCAAACGTCAGCAGCAGGGTGAGGCCTTGCACTATGGCGACATGCAGCGTGCCGGCTGGCGTCTGCCCGAAGACGAGTGGAGCCAGGTGATGGATTTTCTCGAGCGCGAGCACCTGGCATGCAAGGCCAGTCGCGGCGGCTGGGTGTTGTGCCGCGATCTGCATCAGGTTTCCCTGCACCAGTTGCTCGAGTGCAGCCCCTGGCCGTTGCCGAGTCTGTCGCAGTTGCCTGCCCAGCTCGATGAACCCTGGTATCCGGCATTGCGCGAAGGGCTGGAGCACCTGCAGGCGGAACGTGAGGAGCGCTTCGGTGTCAGCCTGGCGCAGTGGTTGCCGGGCAAGGGGTGA
- a CDS encoding PilZ domain-containing protein: MTPDALRLEVPEIREDNRVTPAEVAQQLAAARLLEPEHGLQHVLSLLFSLNRSHLTLLERQRALQSFSDEYRHYASFANPHPPSTLFVRLCSELASGFKRLLLQILQGRQPSLPHLAWCLYMAQHFLAQQLLRHYHLYQEPPPALWRESHLLYWIGEHQQCLDEPVAAAFEPKPANDLRGLYQQMLLMALSNPFHLDAGECLTLFNTLAPLASLARLQPWDEEDDSEGPLVDLSQAQACLNVEQRPEGEHAYLRRFELGALLIALHEPAPLQSQQERQLLERIRQHWLGRQQRRHERAELAGQCSLLVGLAAIHAQLLDKLPQRTEAQILDASPGGARLLCNANESAQLQVGQLVLLLTTGTPALALVRWRHQGAEGLHLGLRYLKGLPRPVWLRRAPNAQTHPGVLQSTPDPGNGWHHGLWLPTAQFSPGEHLWLQLANAHNQAIVALPESNLQTSSVSRHPLRLA; this comes from the coding sequence ATGACGCCAGATGCCCTGCGCCTGGAGGTTCCGGAAATCCGCGAGGACAACCGCGTAACACCGGCGGAGGTCGCCCAGCAACTCGCGGCGGCCCGCCTGCTGGAACCGGAGCATGGCCTGCAGCACGTACTGAGCCTGTTGTTTTCGCTCAATCGCAGCCATCTGACCTTACTGGAAAGGCAGCGTGCGCTGCAAAGCTTCAGTGACGAGTATCGGCATTACGCCAGCTTCGCCAATCCCCATCCACCCAGCACACTGTTCGTGCGCCTGTGCAGCGAGCTGGCCAGCGGTTTCAAGCGCCTGCTGCTGCAGATCCTGCAGGGCCGCCAGCCATCGCTGCCGCATCTGGCCTGGTGCCTGTACATGGCCCAGCATTTCCTTGCCCAGCAGTTGCTGCGGCACTACCACCTTTATCAGGAACCCCCGCCAGCACTGTGGCGCGAAAGCCATTTGCTGTACTGGATCGGCGAACACCAGCAGTGCCTGGATGAGCCCGTGGCTGCTGCGTTCGAGCCGAAACCGGCGAATGATCTGCGCGGCCTTTACCAGCAGATGCTGCTGATGGCCCTGAGCAATCCCTTTCATCTCGACGCAGGCGAATGCCTGACCCTGTTCAATACGCTCGCCCCCCTGGCGTCGTTGGCCAGGCTGCAACCCTGGGACGAGGAAGACGACAGTGAAGGCCCGCTGGTCGACCTGAGCCAGGCGCAGGCCTGCCTTAACGTCGAACAACGCCCCGAAGGCGAACACGCCTACCTGCGTCGCTTCGAGCTGGGCGCACTGCTGATCGCCCTGCATGAGCCCGCGCCGCTGCAAAGCCAGCAGGAACGCCAGTTGCTCGAGCGAATACGCCAGCACTGGCTGGGACGCCAACAGCGTCGTCATGAACGTGCCGAACTCGCCGGCCAGTGCAGCCTGCTGGTCGGCCTGGCCGCCATCCATGCACAGTTGCTGGATAAACTGCCGCAGCGTACCGAGGCGCAGATTCTCGATGCCAGCCCCGGCGGCGCGCGACTGCTGTGCAACGCCAACGAAAGCGCGCAGCTGCAGGTCGGACAACTGGTGTTGCTGCTCACCACGGGTACGCCGGCGCTGGCGCTGGTGCGCTGGCGCCATCAGGGCGCAGAAGGTCTGCACCTGGGGCTGCGCTATCTCAAGGGTTTGCCACGCCCCGTATGGCTACGTCGCGCACCCAACGCGCAGACCCATCCTGGCGTGCTGCAAAGCACCCCCGACCCCGGCAACGGCTGGCATCACGGCCTGTGGTTGCCCACCGCCCAGTTCAGCCCCGGAGAGCACCTTTGGCTGCAACTGGCCAACGCGCACAATCAGGCCATCGTGGCGCTACCGGAAAGCAACCTGCAGACCTCATCGGTATCCCGTCACCCCTTGCGCCTGGCCTGA
- a CDS encoding TlpA disulfide reductase family protein, which translates to MGLGLRKVGKAVLVICTGLLLTACAEDFGPDQHGRKVTADSLDGQWLIINYWAEWCAPCRTEIPELNALEETLKNQSARVIGVNFDALQGDDLKRAADSFDIRFTVLALDPAARFELPRTDVLPVTYIVDAEGKLRERLVGEQTAAGLLTHLRTLRGE; encoded by the coding sequence ATGGGCTTAGGGCTCCGCAAGGTCGGCAAGGCTGTCTTGGTTATCTGCACCGGTTTGCTGCTAACGGCTTGCGCCGAAGATTTCGGCCCTGACCAGCATGGACGAAAGGTAACGGCTGACAGCCTCGATGGCCAGTGGCTGATCATCAATTATTGGGCCGAATGGTGCGCGCCGTGCCGCACCGAGATTCCCGAGCTCAACGCGCTGGAAGAAACGCTGAAAAACCAGTCGGCGCGGGTGATTGGCGTCAACTTCGACGCCTTGCAGGGCGATGACCTCAAGCGTGCGGCGGACAGTTTCGACATCCGCTTCACCGTGCTGGCGCTGGATCCGGCGGCACGCTTCGAACTGCCACGCACCGATGTCTTGCCGGTCACTTACATTGTCGATGCCGAGGGCAAACTGCGTGAGCGCCTGGTCGGCGAGCAGACGGCAGCCGGCCTGCTGACGCATCTTCGAACGCTGCGCGGGGAGTAG
- a CDS encoding cytochrome c3 family protein: MKSLMALLKEYWGILRRPSVHYSLGFLTLGGFIAGIIFWGGFNTALEATNTEQFCISCHEMRDNVYVELQDTIHYSNRSGVRATCPDCHVPHQWTDKIARKMQASKEVWGKIFGTISTREKFLEKRRELAEHEWARLKANDSLECRNCHNFDYMDFTKQSPRARQMHSNALASGAATCIDCHKGIAHQLPDMSGVPGW; the protein is encoded by the coding sequence ATGAAGTCGTTAATGGCCCTGCTCAAGGAGTACTGGGGCATCCTGCGCCGCCCAAGCGTGCATTACAGCCTGGGTTTTCTCACGCTTGGCGGCTTCATCGCCGGGATCATTTTCTGGGGCGGTTTCAACACCGCGCTGGAGGCCACCAATACCGAGCAGTTCTGCATCTCCTGCCATGAAATGCGTGACAACGTGTACGTCGAGCTCCAGGACACCATTCACTACAGCAACCGCTCCGGGGTGCGCGCCACCTGCCCGGACTGCCACGTACCGCACCAGTGGACGGACAAGATCGCGCGCAAGATGCAGGCGTCCAAGGAAGTCTGGGGCAAGATCTTCGGCACCATCAGCACCCGCGAGAAGTTTCTGGAAAAGCGTCGCGAACTGGCCGAACACGAATGGGCACGGCTCAAGGCCAACGATTCGCTGGAATGCCGCAACTGCCACAACTTCGACTACATGGACTTCACCAAACAGAGCCCACGCGCCCGCCAGATGCACTCCAACGCCCTGGCCAGCGGCGCAGCCACCTGCATCGATTGCCACAAGGGCATCGCCCACCAGCTACCGGACATGAGCGGGGTGCCGGGTTGGTGA
- a CDS encoding nitrate reductase cytochrome c-type subunit, with translation MTLRFLPLLLLAAFGLAIAGELNYPLDAPAPDGRRPGGTLSQSLPAPVLGNEENKDIKRERNYPEQPPTIPHSIRGYQVDANGNKCLTCHSRAGSARSQAPMISITHYMDRDGQALAAVSPRRYFCTQCHVTQQEVKPLVGNAFHNIDQLLGDEAAGTAKP, from the coding sequence ATGACTCTGCGCTTTCTGCCTCTGTTACTGCTCGCCGCCTTTGGCTTGGCCATCGCCGGCGAGCTCAACTACCCACTCGACGCTCCGGCACCGGACGGTCGCCGCCCTGGCGGCACCCTGAGCCAGAGCCTACCGGCGCCCGTGCTCGGCAATGAAGAGAACAAGGATATCAAGCGCGAGCGCAATTACCCCGAGCAGCCGCCGACCATCCCGCACAGCATTCGCGGCTATCAGGTCGACGCCAACGGCAACAAGTGCCTGACCTGCCACAGCCGCGCCGGCAGCGCCCGCAGCCAGGCGCCGATGATCAGCATCACTCATTACATGGATCGCGACGGTCAGGCCCTGGCGGCTGTTTCACCACGGCGCTACTTCTGTACCCAGTGCCACGTCACCCAGCAGGAGGTCAAACCTCTGGTCGGCAACGCCTTCCACAATATCGACCAGTTGCTCGGCGACGAAGCAGCCGGCACGGCAAAACCCTGA